The Gemmata palustris genome includes a region encoding these proteins:
- a CDS encoding GNAT family N-acetyltransferase, which produces MCQHSLETAKRLGFTAMQFNFVVSTNASAVRAWERCGFAAVGRLPGAFQHKEHGFVDALVMFREL; this is translated from the coding sequence ATGTGCCAGCACTCGCTCGAAACCGCGAAGCGCCTCGGCTTTACCGCGATGCAGTTCAACTTCGTGGTGAGTACGAATGCGTCCGCGGTGCGGGCGTGGGAGCGGTGTGGTTTCGCTGCGGTCGGCCGCCTGCCGGGGGCGTTCCAGCACAAGGAACACGGCTTCGTGGACGCGCTCGTCATGTTCCGCGAGTTGTGA
- a CDS encoding YXWGXW repeat-containing protein yields MTERVLKVLPLGVFGALAFTLVAIDTAPAQEPIPLVTPGRFPVGQPDPVPLPLPLPGQQGQPVEPAQPVQPAQGEGIEVLAKGPVHEAFAATAEAPVASPVIAKQPPDPIEELPPDQKPEGDNVQWIPGYWGWDEENSQFIWVSGFWRQPPPGRVWVPGSWREARGGWQYVPGFWQELTPPQPQQPQQPQAQPEIEYLPQPPVTLEVGPTVEAPNTTSVYVPGSWVWRNKYVWRPGVWVEYRRDWVWVPARYHWTPVGYVFCDGYWDYPLATRGVLFAPVVISRPVYTRRAFVYTPVYVVSEPCMTGALFVRRGYGNYYFGDYFDNRYATGGYTAWCGTVGRNGFAIGFGAGRTWGYDPLWSYYSVHYRSTPRWQGGVNDLYAGRYRGDVARPPVTLVQQNRTINNITKTNVTNVTNNITVVNGASTVNNRDVSNVAMLAPLKVAPDLQRTKFEAVSAERRRDEATAAKQIREVAVQRTKLETAAVNQPKPMATPGTTQPPAKPQTIKLDVPKVAAQRAAVSTDEKKAPPPNPHRSVNTPGAKVDPKTPGTPLPKVDPKTPVNPPVNPMPKTDPPKVDPKAPVNPKIDPKPPVKPGVPPTQPPVNPMPKTEPPKVDPKPPVTPLPKVDPKPPVTPLPMVEPKPVIPMPKTEPPKVDPKPVNPPVPPKVELPKVNPPVVPKVDPKPPTQPPVTPLPKVEPKPPVNPPKVDPRPPVSPPMSPLPKGPVTPPVVPKGNPPAPPRNDPKPPPKSDPKPLAVVPVVNPQPKPVAVAPVGPPKTQPAPVAQPRPAAIVPTAPPMKVVQPPKAQPPAVQPKAQPAGKPAKKPR; encoded by the coding sequence ATGACCGAACGAGTGCTGAAGGTGCTGCCCCTCGGCGTGTTCGGCGCGCTCGCGTTCACGCTCGTCGCCATTGACACCGCGCCCGCCCAAGAGCCGATCCCGCTCGTTACGCCCGGTCGGTTCCCGGTGGGCCAGCCCGACCCCGTTCCCCTCCCGCTCCCGTTACCCGGGCAGCAGGGGCAACCGGTCGAACCCGCGCAGCCGGTTCAGCCGGCGCAAGGCGAAGGAATTGAGGTGCTCGCGAAGGGACCGGTTCACGAGGCGTTCGCGGCCACTGCCGAAGCGCCTGTCGCGTCGCCCGTCATCGCGAAGCAACCGCCCGACCCGATCGAAGAGCTGCCGCCGGACCAGAAACCGGAAGGCGACAACGTGCAATGGATTCCCGGCTACTGGGGCTGGGATGAAGAGAACAGCCAGTTCATCTGGGTGAGCGGGTTCTGGCGCCAACCGCCCCCGGGGCGCGTGTGGGTGCCGGGTTCGTGGCGCGAGGCGAGGGGCGGTTGGCAGTACGTTCCCGGCTTCTGGCAGGAACTGACCCCGCCGCAACCGCAACAGCCCCAGCAACCGCAAGCACAGCCCGAAATCGAGTACCTGCCGCAACCGCCGGTCACACTGGAAGTCGGCCCCACGGTCGAAGCGCCTAACACCACGAGCGTGTACGTGCCCGGGTCGTGGGTGTGGCGGAACAAGTACGTGTGGCGCCCGGGCGTGTGGGTCGAGTATCGCCGCGACTGGGTGTGGGTGCCGGCGCGCTACCACTGGACCCCGGTCGGGTACGTGTTCTGCGACGGGTACTGGGACTACCCCCTCGCCACCCGCGGGGTGCTGTTCGCGCCGGTCGTGATCTCCCGCCCGGTCTACACGCGGCGCGCGTTCGTTTACACGCCGGTGTACGTGGTGAGTGAGCCGTGCATGACGGGCGCATTGTTCGTGCGCCGCGGGTACGGGAACTACTACTTCGGCGACTACTTCGACAACCGGTACGCGACCGGCGGGTACACCGCGTGGTGCGGGACCGTGGGCCGCAACGGGTTCGCTATCGGGTTCGGCGCCGGCCGCACCTGGGGTTACGATCCGCTGTGGAGCTACTACTCCGTCCACTACCGCAGCACCCCGCGCTGGCAGGGGGGCGTGAACGACCTGTACGCCGGCCGGTACCGCGGCGACGTGGCCCGTCCGCCGGTTACGCTCGTGCAACAGAACCGGACCATCAACAACATCACCAAGACCAACGTCACCAACGTGACGAACAACATTACGGTGGTGAACGGCGCCTCGACGGTGAACAACCGCGACGTATCGAACGTGGCGATGCTCGCGCCGCTGAAGGTCGCGCCCGATCTGCAGCGGACCAAGTTCGAGGCTGTGAGTGCCGAGCGCCGGCGCGACGAGGCGACCGCGGCGAAGCAGATTCGCGAGGTCGCGGTTCAGCGCACCAAGTTGGAAACCGCCGCGGTGAACCAGCCCAAGCCGATGGCGACGCCGGGCACCACTCAGCCGCCGGCCAAGCCGCAGACGATCAAACTGGACGTGCCGAAGGTCGCCGCACAGCGGGCCGCGGTGAGCACCGACGAGAAGAAGGCGCCCCCGCCGAACCCGCACCGGTCGGTCAACACCCCCGGCGCGAAGGTGGACCCGAAAACCCCGGGAACTCCACTTCCCAAGGTGGACCCGAAAACTCCGGTGAACCCGCCGGTGAATCCGATGCCCAAGACCGACCCGCCCAAGGTCGATCCGAAGGCCCCGGTCAACCCGAAGATCGATCCGAAGCCACCGGTGAAGCCGGGCGTGCCACCCACGCAACCCCCGGTCAACCCGATGCCGAAGACCGAACCGCCGAAAGTGGACCCGAAACCACCGGTGACTCCGCTTCCCAAGGTCGATCCGAAGCCGCCGGTGACGCCTTTACCGATGGTTGAGCCCAAGCCGGTCATCCCGATGCCGAAGACCGAACCGCCGAAGGTCGATCCGAAGCCGGTCAATCCGCCGGTTCCACCGAAGGTCGAGTTGCCGAAGGTGAACCCGCCGGTGGTCCCGAAGGTCGATCCTAAGCCGCCGACGCAGCCGCCGGTGACTCCCCTGCCCAAGGTTGAGCCCAAGCCCCCGGTCAATCCTCCAAAAGTTGACCCGCGGCCCCCGGTCAGCCCGCCGATGAGCCCGTTGCCGAAGGGGCCAGTGACTCCGCCGGTGGTGCCGAAGGGTAACCCGCCGGCGCCCCCGAGGAACGATCCCAAGCCCCCGCCCAAGAGCGACCCGAAACCGCTCGCGGTCGTGCCCGTTGTGAACCCGCAGCCCAAGCCGGTCGCGGTCGCGCCGGTGGGTCCGCCGAAGACGCAGCCGGCTCCGGTGGCTCAACCGCGCCCGGCAGCAATCGTCCCGACCGCGCCGCCAATGAAGGTGGTTCAGCCACCTAAAGCACAACCGCCGGCCGTGCAGCCGAAGGCACAACCGGCCGGGAAACCCGCGAAGAAGCCGCGGTAA
- a CDS encoding suppressor of fused domain protein, with translation MAKKKKGNQAPVPPVEEPDDAPGWHAIDAACERIYPDQPDPVHAASAPHPPFGDGLIYGISAYRATESAPHWHFVTYGFSELYAKESDDPDVSGWGFELTFRLARGAEELPPNWAINFLMNLGKYVRRSGNAFDSGHLMDLNGPIALGTDTAIRAIALVSDPQLGTIDTPNGRVKFLQIVGLTSDEHGACGDWHTTPVLNLLRGANPLLLTDLDRRSALETPSVAEQIQTGIDREGSQSPLIFVTFVEWETAGKGASRTAVLVLGARGVQALVPKLRSRLAHGRDFRLIGREQAVNFCARDAAGWKTDDAVLTIDLTPTALAAVRANLQPVRGRYTWPELPNFVLEVQPSNITDADGNVIDVIG, from the coding sequence GTGGCCAAGAAGAAGAAGGGTAATCAGGCTCCGGTTCCGCCCGTCGAGGAGCCGGACGATGCCCCCGGCTGGCACGCAATCGATGCCGCGTGCGAACGGATCTACCCCGATCAACCGGACCCGGTCCACGCCGCGTCCGCCCCGCACCCGCCGTTCGGCGACGGCCTCATTTACGGCATCAGTGCGTACCGCGCGACCGAAAGTGCTCCGCACTGGCACTTCGTTACCTACGGGTTCAGCGAGCTGTACGCGAAGGAATCCGACGACCCAGACGTGAGCGGGTGGGGCTTCGAGTTGACGTTCCGGCTCGCACGCGGGGCCGAGGAACTGCCGCCCAATTGGGCGATCAACTTCCTGATGAATTTGGGCAAGTACGTTCGCCGGTCCGGGAACGCATTCGACTCCGGACACTTAATGGACCTGAACGGCCCCATTGCTTTGGGAACGGACACCGCGATTCGCGCAATCGCGCTCGTCTCTGACCCACAACTTGGCACGATCGACACGCCGAACGGGCGCGTCAAATTCCTGCAAATCGTTGGCCTCACGAGTGACGAGCACGGGGCCTGCGGCGACTGGCACACGACGCCCGTTCTGAACCTCCTCCGAGGCGCCAATCCGTTGTTGCTGACCGATCTGGATCGCCGTTCGGCCCTCGAAACCCCATCGGTTGCGGAACAAATTCAAACCGGAATCGACCGCGAAGGCTCTCAGTCCCCACTCATCTTTGTTACGTTCGTCGAATGGGAGACGGCGGGCAAAGGCGCGTCACGAACTGCGGTGCTCGTTCTCGGCGCGCGGGGCGTTCAGGCGCTGGTGCCGAAGTTGCGTTCGCGTCTTGCACACGGTCGCGACTTTCGGCTGATCGGTCGCGAACAGGCTGTCAACTTCTGTGCTCGTGACGCAGCCGGGTGGAAGACCGATGACGCGGTGCTGACGATCGACCTTACCCCAACCGCACTCGCAGCCGTCCGCGCGAATCTTCAGCCGGTTCGTGGTCGGTACACCTGGCCAGAACTTCCCAACTTCGTGCTCGAAGTACAACCGTCAAACATCACCGACGCCGACGGAAACGTGATCGATGTGATCGGCTGA
- a CDS encoding serine/threonine protein kinase, giving the protein MPVETPVPTQLGNYDIVSKIAEGGMGTVYKAKHRTTGEIVAVKVIAPATAKNPILLQRFEREFLAAKVLDHPNVVKAIEYSGALPHPFLVMEFVDGMSIGQRIERQGAYPEAEAVRLVAQVCDGLQRAHKQGLVHRDVKPDNILVNKEGVAKLTDMGLVKEVEGDLNLTRTGRGLGTPHFMAPEQFRNAKTVDVRGDIYSLGATLYAMVTGVVPFENASPLDCWMRKIRNEFRAPKDLKPAISDRVDWAIRRAMSAEPGQRPSSCREFLEDLTGQSRSTPAAGGQPAQPQAPAVDVWYLVYRDENDKAHTVKGSTDGIRNALRDNLLGDPSGVLVSRTKNGQFTPLSSVPEFRDLVVTPAALTMPPTRTPGADETTDYGAPLSTGSSSSASRLRAGSSVSRSNPTPAPSTPQSKQSQPLPPPIPSSGAYKSAAPYSYSGASGAHPAPPLPRETSKPKSGPPRARDENREGSFNWTPVLLVVVMTLSALVGYLILK; this is encoded by the coding sequence ATGCCAGTCGAAACACCCGTCCCGACCCAGCTCGGCAACTACGACATCGTGTCGAAGATCGCCGAGGGCGGGATGGGGACCGTGTACAAGGCCAAGCACCGGACCACGGGCGAGATCGTGGCCGTGAAGGTGATCGCGCCGGCCACCGCCAAGAACCCGATCCTGCTCCAGCGGTTCGAGCGCGAGTTCCTCGCCGCGAAGGTGCTGGACCACCCGAACGTGGTCAAAGCGATCGAGTACAGCGGCGCGCTGCCGCACCCGTTCCTCGTGATGGAGTTCGTGGACGGGATGTCGATCGGCCAGCGGATCGAGCGGCAGGGCGCGTACCCCGAGGCGGAAGCCGTGCGGCTCGTCGCCCAGGTGTGCGACGGGCTCCAGCGCGCCCACAAACAGGGCCTCGTCCACCGCGACGTGAAGCCGGACAACATCCTGGTGAACAAGGAAGGCGTCGCGAAACTCACCGACATGGGGCTGGTCAAGGAGGTCGAAGGCGACCTGAACCTGACGCGCACCGGGCGCGGGCTGGGCACCCCGCACTTCATGGCCCCGGAGCAGTTCCGCAACGCCAAAACCGTGGACGTGCGGGGCGACATCTACTCCCTCGGCGCCACCCTCTACGCGATGGTCACCGGCGTCGTGCCCTTCGAGAACGCCAGCCCGCTCGACTGCTGGATGCGCAAGATCCGCAACGAGTTCCGGGCACCGAAGGATCTGAAGCCCGCGATCTCGGACCGCGTGGACTGGGCCATCCGCCGGGCGATGAGCGCGGAACCGGGCCAGCGGCCGTCCAGTTGCCGCGAGTTCCTCGAAGACCTGACCGGCCAGAGCCGCTCGACCCCCGCGGCCGGCGGGCAGCCCGCTCAACCGCAAGCGCCCGCGGTCGACGTGTGGTACCTGGTCTACCGCGACGAGAATGACAAAGCGCACACGGTCAAGGGCAGCACCGACGGCATCCGTAACGCGCTGCGAGACAATCTGCTCGGCGACCCCTCGGGCGTGCTCGTGAGCCGCACGAAAAACGGCCAGTTTACGCCGCTTTCCAGCGTGCCGGAGTTCCGCGACCTCGTCGTGACGCCCGCGGCGCTGACGATGCCGCCGACCCGCACCCCCGGCGCGGACGAAACGACCGACTACGGCGCCCCGCTGTCGACCGGCTCGAGCTCGTCCGCGTCGCGCTTGCGGGCCGGGAGTTCCGTCTCCCGGTCCAATCCCACCCCCGCGCCCTCGACCCCACAATCCAAACAATCGCAACCGTTGCCGCCCCCGATCCCGTCGAGCGGGGCGTACAAATCGGCCGCCCCGTACAGCTACTCCGGGGCGTCCGGCGCGCACCCCGCCCCACCGCTCCCGCGCGAAACCAGCAAGCCGAAGTCCGGTCCCCCGCGCGCACGCGACGAGAACCGCGAGGGCTCGTTTAACTGGACCCCGGTCCTGCTCGTAGTGGTGATGACCCTGTCCGCACTCGTCGGCTACCTCATCCTGAAATAG
- a CDS encoding PEP-CTERM sorting domain-containing protein (PEP-CTERM proteins occur, often in large numbers, in the proteomes of bacteria that also encode an exosortase, a predicted intramembrane cysteine proteinase. The presence of a PEP-CTERM domain at a protein's C-terminus predicts cleavage within the sorting domain, followed by covalent anchoring to some some component of the (usually Gram-negative) cell surface. Many PEP-CTERM proteins exhibit an unusual sequence composition that includes large numbers of potential glycosylation sites. Expression of one such protein has been shown restore the ability of a bacterium to form floc, a type of biofilm.), protein MRRATAWVVVVGVAVLGLTGPAAAADGFWVSIATGVAGSSTPTGYQDWWFETPHGPPPVAVTGLTGGTAEGTTGGGSSFFTGGAVPVVLPTTDGYAYLAGGAKPSDLSGALKRQTAGGQGLASGAPDATATAPPENALLLTANLGDPNAAGARSLTVAVTDPASNPVAGGVVSVPDGGWWVIGLGPGDQDPTTNPGGGDGGTGGGTGGGTGGGTGGGTGGGTGGGTGGDPTGPVATPEPATGLLFGIGGLVAAGLRAVNRRRTR, encoded by the coding sequence ATGCGTCGAGCAACGGCGTGGGTCGTCGTGGTCGGCGTCGCTGTACTCGGGCTCACCGGGCCGGCGGCGGCCGCGGACGGGTTCTGGGTGTCGATTGCTACCGGCGTGGCGGGTTCGTCTACCCCCACCGGCTATCAGGACTGGTGGTTCGAGACGCCCCACGGCCCGCCCCCGGTGGCGGTTACGGGCCTTACCGGGGGGACCGCCGAGGGGACCACCGGCGGCGGCAGCAGCTTCTTTACGGGCGGTGCGGTGCCGGTGGTACTGCCCACGACCGACGGGTACGCGTACCTGGCGGGTGGTGCGAAGCCGAGCGACCTGAGTGGCGCGCTCAAGCGGCAAACGGCGGGCGGCCAGGGATTGGCGAGTGGCGCGCCCGACGCGACCGCGACCGCCCCGCCCGAGAACGCGCTCCTTCTGACGGCCAACCTGGGCGACCCCAACGCGGCCGGCGCCCGCTCCCTGACCGTGGCCGTCACCGATCCGGCATCGAACCCGGTTGCCGGGGGAGTGGTGAGCGTGCCGGACGGCGGGTGGTGGGTGATCGGACTCGGGCCGGGCGACCAGGACCCGACCACGAACCCGGGCGGCGGGGACGGCGGAACGGGCGGGGGCACCGGTGGTGGAACAGGCGGGGGTACGGGCGGCGGAACCGGGGGAGGCACGGGCGGGGGTACGGGCGGCGACCCGACCGGTCCGGTCGCCACGCCGGAGCCGGCGACGGGCTTGCTCTTCGGCATCGGCGGGTTGGTCGCGGCCGGTTTACGAGCGGTCAACCGGCGCCGCACCAGATAA